The genomic interval gggccgattctggagatgtttttgaggtgacagggctggcgtcagcacccgggGTGATGTCAGGAGGACAGAAGGCGTCCCAGGCAGAACGCTACAAgcagctctgctctggaactcagtctctggggaagcccctgacatcactgtccatatatggacagtgatgtcaggggcagagcagtgtcccaggcagagtgctagtagcgctctaacCAGGActgtggcactgtgtggcactgtctacagagggaactaaatttatgggggtacaaactgggggcctaacttctatatgagggTAAAAAACGGGGCCTAAtgtttttatggggaaaaaagtgacgttttactgccgctgtgagtAGATAGAAGAtaagagatagatattagatagatggtAGATAAATATAGAGGATATAAGAGagattatagatagatatgaggtggaTATTTCATTACAGACATGCTTCCCGAGGTTGGTGTGTGTACTGGGCAGCGCTGTCCGTGTCAATAAAGTTTGCTGTAGCTCGGCGGTGACGTAAGCAGCGGTAAGATGGCGGCCCCTGCGATAGAGACTCCCGGgtcggaagaagaagaagaagatgacgACCTCGGGAAGAAGGTGCGGGGCAGGCCGCGGCTTAATGATATGGACCGGGTGAGGCGGCGGTTGGAGTCCCGGAAGAAGTATGACTGCCGGAGAGTGTACCTGGGAGAGGCGCATGGGGCCTGGGTGCTGAGGAGGGACAGAGGCGGCGGGGACAGCACCGGAGAGGCCTGGAGCGATGCCCGGTTGGCTGCCCATCTACTGTCCTTAGAGACGGGGTGCCAAGGGTGAGGCTGCGCTTCTCTTTCTGTCTTATCTCGCCATAGGCTgctgggaaactacaactcccagcatgccctggtaGGTTTAGGCTGTCAGggtatgctgggatttgtagtttcacAATGAGCTACAGGTTCCAGAGTTATTCTCTACAGACCTGTACACAGTGGGGGTTTTGTTCCCAATGTGCTGGTCCATTGGGGCGCCAGACACACGAGATAATTTGCTGGTTCACtttcagtcaccactagagggcgcttagTGCGAACGATTTGTACATTGAACTCCATAAGAAAACAATATTCCGTAAACtcatgagctccctctagtggtgactggtgGATGTTGGTCTAAAAGAGACACACACACTGCAAAATATCAGCAAGCATAGCATTACAAAGTCATTGCTGCAGAATATACTATAGTAATAATGATTCTGCTTAAGACTTCTCATAATAACGGATCAGTGATGTTACTTACACTGTGGACCCCTCTCGTGTGTTGCAGGAAGCCGGACGGTGATCTCCAGCTGAACCCACCGCACCGGACAAGTACGTGACTATCTCTCTCATCCTCACCTGtagaactacagctcccagcatgccttATAGCAGGATATTGAGATCTGTAGTTGTCACCTGCCCTTCTAATATAAGCTTATATGGGCTATTAGTGGGGTTTTGAGGTTTAGTTCCACTGCTGGGCACCCCACACCCCACCACAATGGACAAGTGCCCCCCTGCACTGGCAGCTCACGGCCTCCCTCTCTTCCAGGACAGAAGCGCTGTGTGAACAATCTGCTCAGCTTAGTGACCTGGTATTATGACCACAAGAGCCACTGTCCTTATGAGCCCACCCTCTCCGAGCTAGATACCCGGCACcccctgtataacacagccgtgtgGCAATGCCAGGCCGGGCACCACTTCTTTCAAGATCTTCGGTGTCCCTTGAAGACTCTAAATCATAAAGGTAAGAAAGCTGCAAATTATACAAGGTGTCTACTATTAGATAAGACAATAGGATACATCCAGGGGAGTGCGGAGGTTGGGGTCGCACCTGAGACTCAGATTATGCCTCTTGGTGCTAACTGGCATTGATTTCAAGATcatgcagagctgcagtgtaaagaatgggggaGGCATGAGCGGATTGTATCAGCATGTGATTTGTCCACCTTTCCTCACAGTGTGTGAAGATGAAGTAAGCTCCGATGATTCCTTATCCAGACCGGCACCCTTGATCCATGTTTCCGAGATCTGTCATGAGAATGATCAGCCGATCCACACTCTTTACTCCGAGAGCATGACCGATGGAGAAGAGCAGTGCACGGAGGAGACGGTGGTGTGTGTCCCTGTGGGGCCAGGAGCAGAAAGCCTCTTTGAAGGCGTCACCCAGGAAGCTCTGGGACAGGTGGTGGCTGCTGCCAGCTGCCCCTCGCAGGTCATTATCATCGCTGGGCCTGGATACGAGGCATTGGCAGCGGAAGGAATCCGGCTAGATGTTAGCGGTGATGACGGTGCGTGTACGACACTAGAGGCAGTGTCTGCATTCACACAGACTGTGTCCATGGACCAGGATGAAGACAGCAGTGATGGGGTGCTGACAGGTAacaatatggacagagacattggGCAGCCAGCCGGATATGTAATATccccctttaaaaaataaaataaaaagtgcacTTCCCCTTTAAGTCCTTGAATAGTTCTCAGCTGTCTTAGTTATAGCTGGGTGACAATCACTATGGCTGCCACAgaggtagtcacccagcttttccagactttGAAATAGCAAATCAGTCTATTTAAGCAGGAGAGGTTTTGCTGCATGTTGTGAAGTTATGATGTTCAGGGCtgctggaaagctgggtgatcagtCTTGTGGTTGTGTTTGGTTTTTCTAAGAATTGCCTGGACTAAATTTGCATAACTTGATAGAAAAGGACATCTGAAGGAGGTATTGTAGCTGGTATTGAAAGGAGTTGTCCTGTCTGGGCTGCCCCTTTTCTAATTGAGGCCCTGCTGTTATCAGGATAGGAAGCTTTGGAATGCCATGACACGCTGAGTCATCCAAAGCCTAGAACTAGAATGGGTCCCGAACATAAGACCCACCATACATGACGTCTTTAAACCGTAATAGGACgtatttacaggggttgtcctaATGGAGTGGCATATatacattacttgtcctgtacatcctgtattataatccagagctgcactcactattctgctggtggagtcactgtgtacatacaatacattacttatcctgtactgatcccgagttacatcctgtattatactccagagctgcactcactgttctgctggtggagtcactatgtacttacattacttctcctgtactgatcctgaattatatcctgtattatactccagagctgcactcactattctgctggtggagtgactgtgtacatacattacttatcctgtactgatccagagttacagcctgtattatactccagagctgcactcactatactgctggagtcactgtgtacaaacattacattacttatcctgtactg from Rhinoderma darwinii isolate aRhiDar2 chromosome 3, aRhiDar2.hap1, whole genome shotgun sequence carries:
- the ZNF653 gene encoding zinc finger protein 653 isoform X4 produces the protein MTTSGRRKPDGDLQLNPPHRTRQKRCVNNLLSLVTWYYDHKSHCPYEPTLSELDTRHPLYNTAVWQCQAGHHFFQDLRCPLKTLNHKVCEDEVSSDDSLSRPAPLIHVSEICHENDQPIHTLYSESMTDGEEQCTEETVVCVPVGPGAESLFEGVTQEALGQVVAAASCPSQVIIIAGPGYEALAAEGIRLDVSGDDGACTTLEAVSAFTQTVSMDQDEDSSDGVLTEENVLYTLQAEQSELVEDQGVILATPIPVPTSMEGPVGRVALEGGKCHVQQVAKEPEKKRNRRSRVADADGVPEMFHCPYEGCAQVYTALNSFQNHVNLVHRKGKTKVCPEAGCGKKFYLSNHLRRHMIIHTGVREFICETCGKSFKRKSHLEVHRRTHTGETPLQCEVCGFQCRQRASLNWHMKKHGSEIQYSFSCEQCGKLFEKRESVKFHKLKSHPEGRAT
- the ZNF653 gene encoding zinc finger protein 653 isoform X1, whose translation is MAAPAIETPGSEEEEEDDDLGKKVRGRPRLNDMDRVRRRLESRKKYDCRRVYLGEAHGAWVLRRDRGGGDSTGEAWSDARLAAHLLSLETGCQGKPDGDLQLNPPHRTRQKRCVNNLLSLVTWYYDHKSHCPYEPTLSELDTRHPLYNTAVWQCQAGHHFFQDLRCPLKTLNHKVCEDEVSSDDSLSRPAPLIHVSEICHENDQPIHTLYSESMTDGEEQCTEETVVCVPVGPGAESLFEGVTQEALGQVVAAASCPSQVIIIAGPGYEALAAEGIRLDVSGDDGACTTLEAVSAFTQTVSMDQDEDSSDGVLTEENVLYTLQAEQSELVEDQGVILATPIPVPTSMEGPVGRVALEGGKCHVQQVAKEPEKKRNRRSRVADADGVPEMFHCPYEGCAQVYTALNSFQNHVNLVHRKGKTKVCPEAGCGKKFYLSNHLRRHMIIHTGVREFICETCGKSFKRKSHLEVHRRTHTGETPLQCEVCGFQCRQRASLNWHMKKHGSEIQYSFSCEQCGKLFEKRESVKFHKLKSHPEGRAT
- the ZNF653 gene encoding zinc finger protein 653 isoform X2, producing MAAPAIETPGSEEEEEDDDLGKKVRGRPRLNDMDRVRRRLESRKKKPDGDLQLNPPHRTRQKRCVNNLLSLVTWYYDHKSHCPYEPTLSELDTRHPLYNTAVWQCQAGHHFFQDLRCPLKTLNHKVCEDEVSSDDSLSRPAPLIHVSEICHENDQPIHTLYSESMTDGEEQCTEETVVCVPVGPGAESLFEGVTQEALGQVVAAASCPSQVIIIAGPGYEALAAEGIRLDVSGDDGACTTLEAVSAFTQTVSMDQDEDSSDGVLTEENVLYTLQAEQSELVEDQGVILATPIPVPTSMEGPVGRVALEGGKCHVQQVAKEPEKKRNRRSRVADADGVPEMFHCPYEGCAQVYTALNSFQNHVNLVHRKGKTKVCPEAGCGKKFYLSNHLRRHMIIHTGVREFICETCGKSFKRKSHLEVHRRTHTGETPLQCEVCGFQCRQRASLNWHMKKHGSEIQYSFSCEQCGKLFEKRESVKFHKLKSHPEGRAT
- the ZNF653 gene encoding zinc finger protein 653 isoform X3; the protein is MTTSGRRCGAGRGLMIWTGKPDGDLQLNPPHRTRQKRCVNNLLSLVTWYYDHKSHCPYEPTLSELDTRHPLYNTAVWQCQAGHHFFQDLRCPLKTLNHKVCEDEVSSDDSLSRPAPLIHVSEICHENDQPIHTLYSESMTDGEEQCTEETVVCVPVGPGAESLFEGVTQEALGQVVAAASCPSQVIIIAGPGYEALAAEGIRLDVSGDDGACTTLEAVSAFTQTVSMDQDEDSSDGVLTEENVLYTLQAEQSELVEDQGVILATPIPVPTSMEGPVGRVALEGGKCHVQQVAKEPEKKRNRRSRVADADGVPEMFHCPYEGCAQVYTALNSFQNHVNLVHRKGKTKVCPEAGCGKKFYLSNHLRRHMIIHTGVREFICETCGKSFKRKSHLEVHRRTHTGETPLQCEVCGFQCRQRASLNWHMKKHGSEIQYSFSCEQCGKLFEKRESVKFHKLKSHPEGRAT